The Agromyces sp. LHK192 genome includes a window with the following:
- a CDS encoding alpha/beta fold hydrolase — translation MIDSPYAAALARIPVRRHDVQVLGATTVWWEYGDVDDPALVLVHGFRGDHHGLEPVVAHLPGYRVISPDLPGFGQSAPLVGAEHDIDGYAAWLAAFLAAIGLERGYTLLGHSFGSIVTSAAVAAGLRPDRLVLVNPIGAPALEGPRGVMTRLAVGYYRVSAALPPRLGFALLRNRLIVRVMSVTMAKTRDRDLRRFIHDQHDRYFSVFADRDMLLEAFRASVSHDVREFAADIPVPTLLVAAVRDDITPIEAERALVARFADARIDEIDDVGHLIHYETPAAAAASIRAFLGDSVGTTAPDAPASRIPARETADQTADQSTEATA, via the coding sequence ATGATCGATTCCCCCTATGCCGCAGCCCTCGCTCGGATCCCCGTGCGGCGGCACGACGTGCAGGTGCTCGGCGCCACGACCGTCTGGTGGGAGTACGGCGACGTCGACGACCCGGCCCTCGTGCTCGTGCACGGGTTCCGCGGCGACCACCACGGCCTGGAGCCGGTGGTTGCCCACCTGCCCGGCTATCGCGTGATCTCGCCCGACCTTCCGGGCTTCGGGCAGTCGGCACCCCTCGTCGGCGCCGAGCACGACATCGACGGCTACGCGGCATGGCTCGCTGCGTTCCTCGCGGCGATCGGTCTCGAGCGCGGGTACACGCTCCTCGGACACTCGTTCGGCTCGATCGTCACGTCTGCTGCTGTCGCGGCCGGACTGCGCCCCGACCGTCTCGTGCTCGTCAACCCGATCGGCGCTCCCGCGCTCGAGGGCCCACGCGGCGTCATGACGCGTCTCGCGGTCGGCTACTACCGCGTCTCCGCCGCGCTGCCTCCGCGCCTGGGCTTCGCGCTCCTGCGCAACCGGCTCATCGTGCGCGTGATGAGCGTGACGATGGCGAAGACCCGCGACCGCGACCTCCGGCGGTTCATCCACGACCAGCACGACCGCTACTTCTCGGTGTTCGCCGATCGCGACATGCTCCTCGAGGCGTTCCGTGCCTCCGTGTCCCACGACGTGCGCGAGTTCGCCGCCGACATCCCGGTGCCCACGCTCCTCGTCGCCGCCGTGCGCGACGACATCACCCCGATCGAGGCGGAGCGCGCGCTCGTCGCCCGGTTCGCCGACGCCCGGATCGACGAGATCGACGACGTCGGCCACCTGATCCACTACGAGACCCCCGCCGCGGCGGCCGCATCGATCCGGGCGTTCCTGGGCGACTCCGTCGGCACCACGGCGCCCGACGCCCCCGCGTCGCGCATCCCCGCCCGCGAGACCGCCGACCAGACCGCCGACCAGAGCACGGAGGCGACCGCGTGA
- a CDS encoding exonuclease domain-containing protein, with translation MHETPAGHWADTLAVFDLETTGIDVDTCRIVTAYVGVIDRGGDVVEQRSWLVDPGVEIPTAASLIHGVSTERARAEGGAAVQAVAEIIQTLTDAASRGLPIVAYNASYDLSVLAREAERYGHPGLAVPESVVDPLVIDRAVDRYRRGKRTLTAACAHYGVELVDAHDAGADALAAGRVAQAIARRYPDLAANAIDALHRLQVDWSRDQADRYQEWRRQNGEPEFTSSGAWPVR, from the coding sequence ATGCACGAGACTCCCGCGGGCCACTGGGCCGACACCCTCGCCGTCTTCGACCTCGAGACGACCGGAATCGACGTCGACACGTGCCGGATCGTCACCGCCTACGTCGGCGTGATCGACCGCGGCGGCGATGTGGTCGAACAGCGGAGCTGGCTCGTCGATCCCGGCGTCGAGATCCCGACGGCGGCGTCCCTCATCCACGGCGTGTCGACCGAGCGCGCCCGCGCCGAGGGCGGCGCCGCGGTGCAGGCGGTCGCGGAGATCATCCAGACGCTGACGGATGCCGCGAGCCGGGGGCTGCCGATCGTCGCGTACAACGCGAGCTACGACCTGTCGGTCCTGGCCCGTGAGGCCGAGCGCTACGGGCACCCCGGGCTCGCCGTCCCGGAGTCCGTCGTCGACCCGCTCGTCATCGACCGTGCCGTCGACCGCTACCGTCGCGGCAAGCGCACGCTGACCGCGGCGTGCGCGCACTACGGCGTCGAACTCGTCGATGCGCACGACGCCGGGGCCGATGCGCTCGCCGCGGGAAGGGTCGCCCAGGCGATCGCCCGCCGCTACCCGGACCTCGCGGCGAACGCGATCGATGCGCTGCACCGACTTCAGGTCGACTGGTCTCGTGACCAGGCAGACCGCTACCAGGAGTGGCGTCGGCAGAACGGCGAGCCCGAGTTCACGAGCTCGGGGGCCTGGCCCGTGCGGTGA
- a CDS encoding type B 50S ribosomal protein L31: MKTDIHPEYNAVVFRDLASGATFLTRSTVSSEKTIELDGVTYPVIDVEISSESHPFYTGKQRIMDSAGRVEKFNQRFKAFGSK; the protein is encoded by the coding sequence ATGAAGACCGACATCCACCCCGAGTACAACGCCGTCGTCTTCCGCGACCTCGCTTCGGGCGCCACGTTCCTCACGCGCTCGACCGTCTCGAGCGAGAAGACCATCGAGCTGGACGGCGTCACCTACCCGGTGATCGACGTCGAGATCTCGAGCGAGTCGCACCCGTTCTACACGGGCAAGCAGCGCATCATGGACTCGGCCGGTCGTGTCGAGAAGTTCAACCAGCGCTTCAAGGCCTTCGGCTCCAAGTAA